In Saccharothrix syringae, the following are encoded in one genomic region:
- the mltG gene encoding endolytic transglycosylase MltG, with protein MSDDLGLFSDPDVQDERPRRGGGGGGGGKAAAAARRAKRRRKRTILWVVVALVLAGGGAGAYYGYRTLSGIGSYDDYSGAGETDVVVEVKDGDLVSAIATTLKDNDVVASPRAFTEAGAEDQRVTGIQPGFYLMKTKMSGKAAVARMVDDKSRITPLEVRGGYVLHDVTAPDGKITPGIVSRLSAASCVELDGAKKCVTVEELRNAAENADPVALGIPEWALDAVRAAPKENRLEGLILPGLYHLDPGADAIGLLKSVIGTSLNRLQGYGIPGSTGKTGFRPYEVLVVASLVEKEGVIKDFGKVARVIYNRLAAGQLLELDSTVNYKLDRPIITTSPEDRARSGPYNTYNAETKGLPPTPIGSPDRKAVEAAINPEDGPWRYFVKCETDGTSCFNVTFEEHDADVADAQRRGVF; from the coding sequence GTGAGCGACGACCTCGGGTTGTTCAGCGATCCCGACGTGCAGGACGAGCGGCCTCGCCGCGGAGGTGGCGGTGGCGGCGGCGGCAAGGCCGCCGCGGCGGCCCGCCGGGCCAAGCGCAGGCGCAAGCGCACGATCCTGTGGGTCGTGGTGGCGCTGGTCCTCGCGGGCGGCGGCGCCGGCGCCTACTACGGGTACCGGACGCTGAGCGGCATCGGCTCCTACGACGACTACAGCGGCGCCGGCGAGACCGACGTGGTGGTCGAGGTCAAGGACGGCGACCTGGTCTCGGCCATCGCCACCACGCTCAAGGACAACGACGTCGTGGCCAGCCCGCGGGCGTTCACCGAGGCGGGCGCCGAGGACCAGCGGGTCACCGGCATCCAGCCGGGCTTCTACCTGATGAAGACCAAGATGTCCGGCAAGGCCGCGGTCGCGCGGATGGTCGACGACAAGTCGAGGATCACGCCGCTGGAGGTCCGCGGCGGCTACGTGCTGCACGACGTCACCGCGCCGGACGGCAAGATCACCCCGGGCATCGTGTCCCGGCTGTCCGCGGCCTCGTGCGTGGAGCTGGACGGCGCCAAGAAGTGCGTGACCGTCGAGGAGCTGCGCAACGCGGCGGAGAACGCCGACCCGGTCGCGCTGGGCATCCCGGAGTGGGCGCTCGACGCCGTCCGCGCGGCCCCGAAGGAGAACCGGCTCGAAGGGCTCATCCTGCCCGGCCTGTACCACCTCGACCCCGGCGCCGACGCCATCGGCCTGCTCAAGAGCGTGATCGGCACCTCGCTGAACCGGCTCCAGGGCTACGGCATCCCGGGCAGCACCGGCAAGACCGGCTTCCGGCCCTACGAGGTGCTGGTCGTGGCGTCCCTGGTCGAGAAGGAGGGCGTGATCAAGGACTTCGGCAAGGTCGCCCGGGTGATCTACAACCGGCTCGCCGCCGGGCAGCTGCTCGAACTCGACTCCACGGTCAACTACAAGCTGGACCGCCCGATCATCACCACCAGCCCCGAGGACCGCGCGAGGTCCGGCCCGTACAACACCTACAACGCCGAGACCAAGGGCCTGCCGCCGACGCCGATCGGGTCGCCCGACCGCAAGGCCGTGGAGGCCGCGATCAACCCCGAGGACGGGCCCTGGCGGTACTTCGTGAAGTGCGAGACGGACGGCACGTCGTGCTTCAACGTCACGTTCGAGGAGCACGACGCGGACGTGGCCGACGCGCAGCGACGGGGCGTCTTCTGA
- a CDS encoding shikimate kinase has product MSPRFVVLGPPGAGKTTVGRLLAERTDLPFRDVDEDIVAAAGKSISDIFTTDGEPAFRALEEQAVATGLAEHDGVLALGGGAVLSATTRRRLAGHTVVFLNVGMAEGVRRTGLSTARPLLAGVNPRATFKTLLDARLPLYREVATIEVITDALTPDQVVDAVLARWG; this is encoded by the coding sequence GTGAGCCCGAGGTTCGTCGTCCTCGGCCCGCCCGGCGCGGGCAAGACGACGGTCGGCAGGCTGCTGGCCGAGCGCACCGACCTGCCCTTCCGCGACGTCGACGAGGACATCGTGGCCGCCGCGGGCAAGTCCATCTCGGACATCTTCACCACCGACGGCGAGCCGGCGTTCCGGGCGCTGGAGGAGCAAGCCGTCGCCACCGGCCTGGCCGAGCACGACGGCGTGCTGGCGCTGGGCGGCGGTGCGGTGCTGTCCGCCACCACCCGGCGGCGCCTGGCCGGGCACACGGTGGTCTTCCTCAACGTCGGCATGGCGGAGGGGGTGCGGCGCACCGGCCTGTCCACGGCCCGCCCCCTGCTGGCCGGTGTGAACCCGCGCGCCACGTTCAAGACCCTGCTGGACGCCCGCCTGCCGCTGTACCGGGAGGTGGCCACCATCGAGGTGATCACCGACGCGCTCACCCCGGACCAGGTGGTCGACGCCGTGCTCGCCCGGTGGGGCTGA
- a CDS encoding VOC family protein, translating to MTAGLLHHVELWVPDLARAERSIGWLLGELGWVEHQRWARGVSWKLGPTYLVVEHSPALDAHHRRGTGLNHLAFHVADRAGVDRLVREAVDHGWSPLFADKYPHAGGAAHYAGYLENADGFEVELVAPIG from the coding sequence GTGACGGCGGGGCTGCTGCACCACGTGGAGCTGTGGGTGCCCGACCTGGCCCGCGCCGAGCGCAGCATCGGTTGGCTGCTCGGCGAGCTGGGCTGGGTCGAGCACCAGCGGTGGGCCCGGGGGGTCAGTTGGAAGCTGGGCCCGACCTACCTGGTGGTCGAGCACTCGCCCGCGCTGGACGCGCACCACCGGCGGGGCACCGGCCTGAACCACCTGGCCTTCCACGTCGCGGACCGGGCCGGCGTGGACCGGCTGGTGCGGGAGGCCGTCGACCACGGCTGGTCACCCCTGTTCGCCGACAAGTACCCCCACGCGGGCGGCGCGGCGCACTACGCCGGCTACCTGGAGAACGCCGACGGCTTCGAGGTGGAACTCGTGGCTCCGATCGGGTGA
- the aroB gene encoding 3-dehydroquinate synthase, with the protein MGEPVRIRVAAERPYDVVVGRGLLGDLVELVRGTAKAAIVHTPTLATTAEAVRDELAAAGVDAHRVEVPDAEDGKDLRVAGYCWDVFGHVGLGRRDVVIGLGGGAVTDLAGFVASTWMRGVRLVHVPTTLLAMVDAAVGGKTGINTDAGKNLVGTFYEPEAVLVDLATLETLPRNELVAGMAEVVKGGFIADPVILDLVEADPAAALDPTGPVIEELVRRKVQVKADVVSADLRESDLREILNYGHTLGHAVERRERYRWRHGAAVSVGLVFAAELARLAGRLDDATADRHRAILTSLGLPTTYDPDALPQLLEGMRSDKKNRSGVLRFVVLDGLAKPGRLEGPDPALLAAAYSAVAGEAKSGGSVLL; encoded by the coding sequence ATGGGCGAGCCGGTGCGGATCCGCGTGGCCGCGGAACGACCGTACGACGTGGTGGTGGGCCGCGGCCTGCTCGGTGACCTGGTCGAACTCGTGCGCGGCACGGCCAAGGCGGCGATCGTCCACACCCCGACGCTGGCCACGACCGCCGAGGCGGTCCGCGACGAGCTGGCGGCCGCGGGCGTGGACGCGCACCGCGTGGAGGTGCCCGACGCCGAGGACGGCAAGGACCTGCGGGTCGCCGGGTACTGCTGGGACGTGTTCGGCCACGTCGGGCTGGGCCGCCGGGACGTGGTGATCGGCCTGGGCGGCGGCGCCGTGACCGACCTGGCCGGGTTCGTCGCCTCCACCTGGATGCGCGGCGTGCGGCTGGTCCACGTGCCGACCACGCTGCTGGCCATGGTCGACGCCGCGGTCGGCGGGAAGACCGGCATCAACACCGACGCGGGCAAGAACCTGGTCGGCACGTTCTACGAGCCCGAGGCCGTGCTGGTCGACCTGGCCACGCTGGAGACGCTGCCGCGCAACGAGCTGGTCGCGGGCATGGCCGAGGTGGTCAAGGGCGGCTTCATCGCCGACCCGGTCATCCTCGACCTGGTCGAGGCCGACCCGGCCGCCGCGCTCGACCCGACCGGCCCGGTGATCGAGGAGCTGGTCCGCCGCAAGGTCCAGGTCAAGGCCGACGTGGTGTCCGCCGACCTGCGCGAGTCCGACCTGCGCGAGATCCTCAACTACGGCCACACCCTCGGGCACGCCGTCGAGCGCCGCGAGCGCTACCGCTGGCGCCACGGCGCGGCGGTCAGCGTCGGCCTGGTCTTCGCCGCCGAGCTGGCCCGGCTGGCCGGTCGCCTGGACGACGCCACCGCCGACCGCCACCGCGCGATCCTGACCTCCCTGGGCCTGCCCACCACCTACGACCCGGACGCCCTGCCCCAGCTGCTGGAGGGCATGAGGTCGGACAAGAAGAACCGCTCGGGCGTGCTGCGGTTCGTGGTGCTCGACGGCCTGGCCAAGCCGGGCCGCCTGGAGGGCCCCGACCCCGCCCTGCTGGCGGCGGCCTACTCGGCGGTGGCGGGCGAGGCGAAGAGCGGCGGCAGCGTCCTGCTGTGA
- a CDS encoding prepilin peptidase, with amino-acid sequence MVIVLSGFCTGVLGARFLRFAPRGAVVRPLWCAAPVAVLWWLSALLVPPEWLPLALLLAWLGVLLSAVDLRHRRLPDVLTLPAWPLVGAALWWAGAEPRRALAGGAVFFAGHLVVRLVAPSAMGGGDVKLAAPVGAVLASVSWLALPAGAAVASAVTLALALRRRAGGVPYGPGLLTAAWLAVASAG; translated from the coding sequence ATGGTCATCGTGTTGTCCGGTTTTTGCACCGGTGTGCTGGGAGCCCGTTTCCTCCGGTTCGCGCCGAGGGGAGCGGTGGTCCGCCCGCTGTGGTGCGCCGCGCCCGTGGCGGTGCTGTGGTGGTTGAGCGCGCTCCTGGTGCCGCCCGAGTGGTTGCCCCTGGCGCTGTTGCTGGCGTGGCTGGGCGTGCTGCTGTCCGCGGTGGACCTGCGGCACCGGCGCCTGCCCGACGTCCTGACGCTGCCCGCCTGGCCGCTGGTCGGCGCGGCGCTGTGGTGGGCCGGTGCCGAGCCGCGGCGGGCGTTGGCGGGCGGGGCGGTGTTCTTCGCGGGCCACCTGGTCGTGCGGCTGGTCGCGCCGTCCGCGATGGGCGGGGGAGACGTGAAGCTCGCGGCACCGGTGGGCGCGGTGCTGGCGTCGGTGTCGTGGCTCGCGCTGCCGGCGGGCGCGGCGGTGGCGAGCGCGGTCACCCTGGCCCTGGCGCTCCGGCGGCGCGCGGGTGGCGTGCCCTACGGCCCCGGCCTGCTGACCGCCGCGTGGTTGGCGGTGGCGTCGGCCGGGTGA
- a CDS encoding HPr family phosphocarrier protein, giving the protein MPERRVTVASKVGLHARPAAVLAKAAAGQPVKVTIRKDDGQPVEAASVLGLMTLGAMHGDEVVLAADGEGADAALEAIARIIATDLDEG; this is encoded by the coding sequence GTGCCTGAACGACGCGTCACCGTGGCGAGCAAGGTCGGCCTGCACGCACGGCCGGCCGCGGTGCTGGCCAAGGCGGCCGCCGGCCAGCCGGTCAAGGTCACCATCCGCAAGGACGACGGCCAGCCGGTCGAGGCGGCGAGCGTGCTGGGCCTGATGACGCTCGGCGCGATGCACGGCGACGAGGTCGTGCTGGCGGCGGACGGCGAGGGCGCGGACGCCGCGCTGGAGGCGATCGCGCGGATCATCGCCACCGACCTCGACGAGGGCTGA
- a CDS encoding GntR family transcriptional regulator → MAEQELPPGSPIPSERDLARQYGVSRITVRAAVGQLVAEGLLTRAKGRGTFTARRRMDVQLYLESFTGDMRRRGLVPATEVVGCTTEVPPPPAATALGLAPHEPACRLVRLRRADGVPLAVERGWYHPRVVPDLDRHDLTTSLYALLAEAYGVQLDHASQTVWAEAADAGTAKLLGVRAGAPLLVFRRVASAQGRPVEDMTSWYRGDLYQVTMQLDRTDPESGPHHSAKGR, encoded by the coding sequence ATGGCCGAGCAGGAGCTGCCGCCCGGTTCGCCCATCCCCTCCGAGCGCGACCTGGCCCGGCAGTACGGGGTCTCCCGCATCACGGTGCGCGCCGCGGTCGGCCAGCTCGTCGCCGAGGGCCTGCTGACCAGGGCGAAGGGCCGCGGCACGTTCACCGCCCGGCGCCGCATGGACGTCCAGCTCTACCTGGAGTCCTTCACCGGCGACATGCGCCGCCGCGGCCTGGTCCCCGCGACCGAGGTGGTCGGCTGCACCACCGAGGTGCCCCCGCCCCCGGCCGCGACCGCGCTGGGCCTGGCGCCGCACGAACCCGCGTGCCGGCTGGTGCGCCTGCGCCGCGCCGACGGCGTGCCGCTGGCCGTCGAGCGCGGCTGGTACCACCCGCGGGTCGTCCCGGACCTCGACCGGCACGACCTGACCACCTCCCTCTACGCGCTGCTCGCCGAGGCGTACGGCGTGCAGCTCGACCACGCGAGCCAGACGGTGTGGGCCGAGGCGGCCGACGCCGGCACCGCGAAGCTGCTGGGCGTGCGCGCCGGCGCGCCGCTGCTCGTCTTCCGCCGGGTGGCCTCCGCGCAGGGCAGGCCCGTCGAGGACATGACGTCCTGGTACCGGGGCGATCTCTACCAGGTGACCATGCAGTTGGACCGGACCGACCCGGAATCCGGACCGCACCACTCCGCCAAAGGGAGGTAA
- the ruvX gene encoding Holliday junction resolvase RuvX, producing the protein MTGADRPGVDDPGLGRRLGVDVGAVRVGVAMSDPGAFLATPLATLARDEKAGRDLAELAGLVAEHDVVEVVVGLPRTLAGRHGPAAEKATAYAAALAERVAPVPVRLTDERLTTVTASRVLAERGVRGRKQRAVVDQAAAVEILQSWLDARARHVARSAEGRAPGAEDRS; encoded by the coding sequence TTGACCGGCGCCGACCGCCCCGGCGTCGACGACCCCGGCCTCGGCCGGAGGCTGGGCGTCGACGTCGGCGCGGTGCGCGTGGGCGTGGCCATGAGCGACCCGGGGGCGTTCCTCGCGACCCCCCTCGCCACCCTGGCGCGGGACGAGAAGGCGGGCCGGGACCTCGCCGAGCTGGCCGGCCTCGTCGCCGAGCACGACGTGGTCGAGGTCGTGGTCGGCCTGCCCCGCACGCTGGCCGGCAGGCACGGGCCGGCGGCCGAGAAGGCGACCGCGTACGCTGCGGCGTTGGCCGAGCGCGTCGCCCCGGTGCCGGTGCGGCTCACCGACGAGCGGCTGACCACCGTCACGGCGAGCCGCGTGCTGGCCGAGCGGGGGGTGCGAGGCAGGAAGCAACGCGCCGTCGTGGACCAGGCTGCCGCGGTCGAGATCCTGCAGTCCTGGCTGGACGCGCGCGCGCGACACGTGGCCCGTTCCGCCGAGGGGCGGGCCCCCGGAGCGGAGGACCGATCGTGA
- a CDS encoding glucose PTS transporter subunit EIIB — protein sequence MADDKAERILAALGGADNIVEIEPCITRLRCELEDGSLVDEKALKGLGAHGVMRAGNVVQVVVGPEADTIASDIEDLL from the coding sequence GTGGCGGACGACAAGGCGGAGCGCATCCTCGCCGCGCTCGGCGGTGCGGACAACATCGTGGAGATCGAGCCCTGCATCACTCGCCTGCGCTGCGAGCTGGAGGACGGCTCGCTGGTGGACGAGAAGGCGTTGAAGGGCCTCGGCGCGCACGGCGTGATGCGGGCGGGCAACGTGGTGCAGGTCGTCGTCGGCCCGGAGGCCGACACGATCGCGAGCGACATCGAGGACCTGCTGTGA
- a CDS encoding PTS transporter subunit EIIC codes for MSASAPQATGGRDIKGLAGLQRFGRSLMLPIAALPVAALLLRLGQNDLLGKDGLGWNEVAGVIGGAGNALFANLPLLFAIGVAIGFARRGDGSTALAAAVGFVVTTAVFEAMSPLVLPAPEEGAKQEMINYSVLTGIVVGLITAVLWQRYHRIKLPAYLAFFGGRRFVPILVAGVMIPVAVVMGLIYPWFDKGLTAVSEGIAGNAVIGAGIYGTINRLLVPLGLHHIPNTFVWQVFGEYDGKTGDLNRFFAGDPEAGTFMTGFFPIFMFALPAAALAIVHTARPAQRKIIAGIMGSAALTAFITGVTEPLEFAFMFVAWPLYVIHAVLTGTSLAISNALGIRDGFGFSAGAIDYVLNLGIAEKPLMIIVLGLVYAVIYYFLFRFVITKWNLRTPGRDEDEDPESDPSVVEGTERENRRRTGRQAEEERTESA; via the coding sequence ATGAGCGCCAGCGCCCCACAGGCGACCGGCGGTCGGGACATCAAGGGCCTGGCCGGGCTCCAGCGGTTCGGCCGCAGCCTCATGCTGCCGATCGCCGCGCTGCCCGTCGCGGCCCTGCTGCTGAGGCTCGGTCAGAACGACCTGCTCGGCAAGGACGGCCTCGGCTGGAACGAGGTGGCCGGCGTCATCGGCGGCGCGGGCAACGCGCTGTTCGCCAACCTGCCGCTGCTGTTCGCGATCGGCGTGGCCATCGGCTTCGCCCGGCGCGGTGACGGCTCGACGGCGCTGGCCGCGGCGGTCGGCTTCGTGGTGACCACGGCCGTGTTCGAGGCCATGTCCCCGCTCGTGCTCCCGGCGCCCGAGGAGGGCGCCAAGCAGGAGATGATCAACTACTCGGTGCTGACCGGCATCGTGGTGGGCCTGATCACGGCGGTGCTGTGGCAGCGCTACCACCGCATCAAGCTGCCCGCCTACCTGGCGTTCTTCGGCGGCCGGCGGTTCGTGCCGATCCTGGTGGCGGGCGTGATGATCCCCGTCGCGGTGGTCATGGGCCTGATCTACCCGTGGTTCGACAAGGGCCTGACCGCGGTCAGCGAGGGCATCGCCGGGAACGCCGTGATCGGCGCGGGGATCTACGGCACCATCAACCGCCTGCTGGTCCCGCTGGGCCTGCACCACATCCCCAACACGTTCGTGTGGCAGGTGTTCGGCGAGTACGACGGCAAGACCGGCGACCTGAACCGGTTCTTCGCCGGCGACCCCGAGGCCGGCACGTTCATGACCGGCTTCTTCCCGATCTTCATGTTCGCCCTCCCGGCGGCGGCGCTGGCCATCGTGCACACCGCCCGCCCGGCGCAGCGCAAGATCATCGCCGGCATCATGGGCTCGGCGGCCCTGACCGCGTTCATCACCGGCGTCACCGAGCCGCTGGAGTTCGCGTTCATGTTCGTGGCCTGGCCGCTGTACGTGATCCACGCGGTCCTCACCGGCACCTCGCTGGCGATCAGCAACGCGCTGGGCATCCGCGACGGGTTCGGCTTCTCCGCAGGCGCGATCGACTACGTGCTCAACCTCGGCATCGCCGAGAAGCCGCTGATGATCATCGTGCTGGGCCTGGTCTACGCGGTGATCTACTACTTCCTGTTCCGCTTCGTCATCACCAAGTGGAACCTGCGGACCCCCGGCCGCGACGAGGACGAGGACCCCGAGTCCGACCCGAGCGTGGTCGAGGGCACCGAGCGGGAGAACCGGCGGCGCACCGGGCGCCAGGCCGAGGAGGAGAGGACGGAAAGTGCCTGA
- the aroC gene encoding chorismate synthase, with protein sequence MLRWITAGESHGPALVAVLEGMVSGVEVTTADLTAQLERRRLGFGRSPRMGFEADEVEILGGVRHGLTQGGPIAVRIGNTEWPKWQKVMSADPVDPGELKPTGRNEALTRPRPGHADLPGMQKFGFDEARPVLERASARETAARTALGTVARHFLKQVFDVDVISHVVSIGKARTPDDAAVPGPGDLAAVDASPVRAFDRRGTDAMVAEVEAVKEAGDTVGGVIEVIAYNLPPGLGSHVHWDRRLDARLAGALMGVQAMKGVEIGDGFTTAQRWGSQAHDEIDRGEGPKGVTRRSNRAGGLEGGITNGEPLRVRVAMKPISTVPRALSTIDVRTGEPAVAIHQRSDVCAVPRAGVVLESVVALVLAEAALEKFGGDSIDETRRNVAGYLAALEARWEGR encoded by the coding sequence GTGCTGCGCTGGATCACCGCTGGGGAGTCACACGGACCCGCTCTCGTCGCCGTGCTGGAGGGCATGGTCTCGGGCGTCGAGGTCACGACCGCCGACCTGACCGCTCAACTGGAGCGGCGTCGCCTCGGCTTCGGGCGGAGCCCCCGCATGGGCTTCGAGGCCGACGAGGTGGAGATCCTGGGCGGTGTCCGCCACGGGCTGACCCAGGGCGGCCCGATCGCGGTCCGGATCGGCAACACCGAGTGGCCCAAGTGGCAGAAGGTGATGTCGGCCGACCCGGTGGACCCGGGCGAGCTCAAGCCCACCGGCCGCAACGAGGCGCTGACCCGGCCGCGCCCCGGCCACGCCGACCTGCCCGGCATGCAGAAGTTCGGCTTCGACGAGGCCCGGCCCGTGCTGGAGCGCGCCAGCGCCCGCGAGACCGCCGCGCGCACCGCGCTGGGCACGGTCGCCCGCCACTTCCTCAAGCAGGTCTTCGACGTCGACGTGATCAGCCACGTGGTGTCCATCGGCAAGGCCAGGACCCCCGACGACGCCGCCGTGCCCGGTCCGGGCGACCTGGCCGCGGTCGACGCCAGCCCGGTCCGCGCCTTCGACCGGCGCGGCACCGACGCCATGGTCGCCGAGGTCGAGGCGGTCAAGGAGGCGGGTGACACGGTCGGCGGCGTCATCGAGGTCATCGCCTACAACCTGCCGCCGGGCCTCGGCTCGCACGTGCACTGGGACCGCAGGCTGGACGCCCGGCTGGCCGGCGCGCTGATGGGCGTGCAGGCGATGAAGGGCGTGGAGATCGGCGACGGCTTCACCACCGCGCAGCGCTGGGGCAGCCAGGCCCACGACGAGATCGACCGCGGCGAGGGCCCCAAGGGCGTCACCCGGCGCAGCAACCGGGCGGGCGGCCTGGAGGGCGGCATCACCAACGGCGAGCCGCTGCGCGTGCGCGTGGCCATGAAGCCGATCTCGACCGTCCCGCGCGCACTGTCCACCATCGACGTCCGCACCGGCGAGCCGGCCGTGGCGATCCACCAGCGCTCGGACGTGTGCGCGGTGCCGCGCGCGGGCGTGGTGCTGGAGTCGGTGGTGGCGCTGGTGCTGGCCGAGGCGGCGCTGGAGAAGTTCGGCGGCGACTCGATCGACGAGACCAGGCGCAACGTCGCCGGCTACCTGGCGGCCCTCGAAGCACGCTGGGAGGGGCGGTGA
- a CDS encoding shikimate dehydrogenase: MAPPEVTRRAAVIGSPVAHSLSPVLHNAAFAALGLAGWTYTRVECEAEAVPGLVAGLDASWAGLSVTMPNKRAALAVASSATPRATLVGAANTLVPVDGGWRADCTDVDGVLGALRAACGFTSGTRAVLLGAGGTATAALVALASAGVRAVSLVVRSVSRAAEAEGCASRLGLALDVVTWDEADFAGLAASCDVLVSTVPPAATGPIADALAGAPCVLDVIYHPWPTPVAVAVERRGRSLATGLDMLLHQAFGQVEQFTGLPAPREEMRQALRRATDDLLPLPV, translated from the coding sequence GTGGCGCCCCCCGAGGTGACCCGCCGCGCCGCGGTCATCGGCTCGCCGGTGGCCCACTCCCTGTCGCCGGTGCTGCACAACGCCGCGTTCGCCGCGCTGGGCCTGGCCGGCTGGACCTACACGCGCGTCGAGTGCGAGGCCGAGGCCGTGCCCGGGCTGGTCGCCGGGCTCGACGCCTCGTGGGCGGGCCTGTCGGTGACCATGCCGAACAAGCGCGCCGCGCTGGCCGTCGCGTCCTCGGCCACGCCCCGGGCCACCCTGGTGGGCGCGGCGAACACGCTGGTCCCCGTCGACGGGGGCTGGCGGGCCGACTGCACGGACGTGGACGGCGTGCTGGGCGCGCTCCGCGCGGCGTGCGGCTTCACCTCGGGCACGCGCGCCGTGCTGCTCGGGGCGGGCGGCACGGCCACCGCGGCGCTGGTGGCCCTGGCCTCGGCGGGCGTGCGCGCGGTGTCGCTGGTGGTGCGCTCGGTGTCGCGGGCCGCCGAGGCGGAAGGCTGCGCGTCCCGGCTGGGGCTGGCGCTGGACGTGGTGACCTGGGACGAGGCCGACTTCGCCGGGCTGGCGGCGTCCTGCGACGTGCTGGTGAGCACCGTGCCGCCGGCCGCGACCGGGCCGATCGCCGACGCGCTGGCCGGTGCGCCGTGCGTGCTCGACGTGATCTACCACCCGTGGCCGACGCCGGTGGCGGTGGCGGTGGAGCGGCGGGGGCGGTCCCTGGCGACCGGGTTGGACATGCTGCTGCACCAGGCGTTCGGGCAGGTGGAGCAGTTCACCGGGTTGCCCGCGCCGCGCGAGGAGATGCGTCAGGCGCTGCGCAGGGCGACGGACGACCTGCTGCCCTTGCCTGTTTAA
- a CDS encoding AAA family ATPase encodes MDHVGSALDSAVVVITGIMAAGKSTVAQRLAERLPRAAHVRGDAFRRMIVSGRADTRPDSGAEAEAQLLLRYRLAAATADGYAGDGWTAVVQDVVLGGHLRTFVDAVRTRPRYVVVLAPSPEVVARREAARPKTGYGAWTVADLDRGLRDGTPRLGLWLDTSDQTPDQTVDAILAGLDRARVD; translated from the coding sequence ATGGACCACGTGGGCAGCGCGCTGGACTCCGCGGTCGTCGTGATCACCGGGATCATGGCGGCCGGGAAGTCCACGGTCGCGCAACGCCTCGCCGAACGCCTGCCGCGGGCGGCGCACGTCCGCGGCGACGCGTTCCGCCGGATGATCGTCTCCGGGCGGGCGGACACGCGGCCCGACTCCGGTGCCGAGGCCGAGGCCCAGCTGCTGCTGCGGTACCGCCTGGCCGCCGCCACCGCCGACGGGTACGCCGGTGACGGCTGGACCGCCGTGGTGCAGGACGTCGTGCTCGGCGGGCACCTGCGGACCTTCGTCGACGCCGTGCGCACCCGCCCCCGGTACGTCGTCGTCCTGGCGCCGTCGCCGGAGGTGGTGGCGCGGCGCGAGGCCGCCCGCCCCAAGACCGGGTACGGCGCGTGGACCGTCGCGGACCTGGACCGCGGGCTGCGCGACGGCACCCCGCGCCTGGGCCTGTGGCTGGACACCTCCGACCAGACCCCGGACCAGACCGTCGACGCGATCCTGGCGGGGCTCGACCGGGCCCGGGTGGATTAA
- a CDS encoding PTS sugar transporter subunit IIA, whose product MTLRVASPVSGRAVPLAEVPDPVFAEAMVGPGVAVEPARDGEATVVSPVDGTVVTLHPHAFVVATEDGAAVLVHLGIDTVKRKGEGFSLHVAKGDRVRAGQAVVTWDPAEVERAGFAAICPVIALDAAPEVLVDQAGGPVSAGDVLFAWQR is encoded by the coding sequence GTGACGTTGCGCGTGGCGAGCCCGGTCAGCGGCCGCGCGGTGCCGCTGGCCGAGGTGCCCGACCCGGTCTTCGCCGAGGCCATGGTGGGCCCGGGCGTGGCGGTCGAGCCCGCCCGGGACGGCGAGGCGACGGTGGTGTCCCCGGTGGACGGGACCGTGGTGACGCTGCACCCGCACGCGTTCGTCGTGGCCACGGAGGACGGTGCGGCGGTGCTCGTGCACCTCGGGATCGACACGGTCAAGCGCAAGGGCGAGGGTTTCTCGCTGCACGTGGCCAAGGGCGACCGGGTGCGCGCCGGGCAGGCCGTGGTGACCTGGGACCCGGCGGAGGTGGAGCGGGCCGGTTTCGCGGCGATCTGCCCGGTGATCGCGCTGGACGCGGCGCCGGAGGTGCTGGTCGACCAGGCCGGCGGGCCCGTCTCGGCGGGTGACGTGCTGTTCGCCTGGCAGCGCTGA